From Girardinichthys multiradiatus isolate DD_20200921_A chromosome 19, DD_fGirMul_XY1, whole genome shotgun sequence:
atgtcttccccctctctctgcccctatttcctgtctgcATACTGTTGGAAAAATTGAAGAATAAAGGCCCCAAGAGCcaccaaaaaatataaatatttatttaaaaagtaataattATCTTTCAGCTTTTAGGcattgtttatgatttgtaaataataaaattagatTTCGGTATCACCTGCTccggtccttaatattattgtagtcttTTCCTTGCACTACCTCAGCgacaaccttctcatttctcctggtcccatggccaatcagtgaacagcagtctgttcacgtcacatgtaatCTCAGCCCTGGTCGTACCTGCCAAGGAACCAAAAACGTAGGCACCAGTACGGAAAAAAACGGTAATGGAAACACTCGCAAAGCGAGCAGAGTGTAGTcaagtagggccaaatcgagccagtggaaaaggagtATTAGAGAGTTCatactggggcagaggtttacCTTCTAGCATTACCCAAAGTcctgaattgaaataaattgagaatctgtggcaagactttaaaaaaaaattaatcacTGGTTAATATATtccttttctttcacttcaccaaTATGCACTATTTTCACTACCCCtagaaaatcccaataaaacacatggaaGTCTGTGGCTGTAACCTGACAACACGTCAAAAAGGGGTAAGAACAGCTATGCAAGGTGCTGTATGTTTGTCCACTGACATgagggaaataaataaaaataatggaaATTAAAAGTATCTCACAttgcaaataacacaaaacagaaaattagagtagatatatttatattatcttttcttcataaaaatcataaaacagcAGATCATTACAGTCTGGATTGATCCATCTACATCAAACACCTCCCAAGCAGCACCAATACAAATCATCTCATATCTCAAAAAGTCACTTCCGTTACCATATTTAGacttaatattaattaatacaCAATTTAGCAAgtaatcatttaattaaagtaaACCAGATTAAACGTCCCATTAACCTCCTGTATAGTACTGGATTGTAGTTCGATAAATGATCCATGTTgcgtttttatttcttttccccaaacagaaaagtaaaaccTTGGGTTATTATATGACACTGGATTAAAAGCAACATGACACTCCaaaagttcattttaaaatgatcctTAAAGTGcaaatttgcatttaaatgttaaaaagcatTCAGATACTAATAAATATAGTATGTACATTTGAACAAATACTGGTAAAACagttcccccccccccccccccccccaagtgGGATGGAGTAGAGTGTTTTTGGCATATATGAGTATAGTTCATGGAGTAGCCTGCATGCCTTTTTTCCAATTGTTACACCTTTCCTTTTAAGCTTCTGTCCCCCTCCAGCCAATAATCTTCCGTCTGCATTTCTGTGAGTCGAGAAACGGTCCTTTGAAAGGCAAACTTCTCTTCTTCCCCGCTGAAGATGGACAGACTGCTGGCTTCTTCCTGTTacagaggaaaaaataaagtttactgaaagacagggtcttCATGATAACATGCAACGCTTCAAAGAAATCCACCTGTCATGAATATTAGTGGAAACATTTGAAGTTTTAGTGTGATCTGGCACACTAAATTTAGATTTTGgccacaataaaaaaacaaatccactaaattaaataaatgaccCCTGGTCCAGTCACCCATTTAACGCTGGACCTATCAGAAGTACaacagaaattattatttttgttgtacaGATACACAGATAAAAAATTACTAAATTTTGTGAACTAAAAATACTTTAagaacatttcacaaaacattcAGTTCTTCATCAAGAAATGTTCAAAAATCAATGTCTAATTTGATTTTTGGTCTTTGGAAATTAAAGTTATTTAATTGCACTTAAATCATAAACAACTATGGTTTACTctttaaacaaaagttaaaacaaaaagtgttttttggcTGAAGAAAACGTTATGGCACCTTGCACCCTAAAAGCTAGTGTTACTCCCTTTGGGTTAAACAACTTCAGCGAGACGTTTTATCTATCAGTCTATCAAGCCACCCCTCAGCATTCAGTGGAGATCAAGtccaggggcctcatgtacgaagTGTACTTACGTACAAAAATCTTGCGGCTCAATGTTTTACGCACAACTTGGCATGTACAAAAAGGACCGTTGCGTGAAAGTGTGCGGAAATCCACGCAAACTTTTTTAAtcgacaataataaactacagagaactaaaactcacctaaatccactgaaatatgactccattcagttttattcaattcatggagcatcaaacatgatgctttttcatgagtttgagcttttatggtttaaattgAAACGGAATCACATTTAGCCTCATACAATAACGTAACACACCTCAGCAAATGATAGAAACAACCTCAGTCGGATGTAAACTGTTaaacttcctctgtttctgtcacctgtacataaaatgcatgtgaatccgtcattctcactgaaaaagaaaacggtGTCGGATCATCAGATTAATTCCTAACAAGTCGGGTTTGATAATTCATAAGCTGGACAAGCTGGAGACAATCACACGTGTACTTAAATAGCTGCTAAAGTTGCGCTCAACTGTGGAAGgatggcagctttggcacagctggaggatggAAGACGTCAGAGGTGACCTCCttgtacatgatgatgcatggtttATTAGCCAGTTTAGATTGCCCAGGGCATGgagctggcctcagtgttacagagggaaaccaggaggaatcGTGCGTCTCTGGTGCCGGTTCCAGTTCTCACTATGCAGCGGTCCTTTCAACTGGAGGTTctcagagggagctgactgacaggtcggatatttaacagtcatccctgagccgGGCCATGCCTGCCAAATGGGTTGGCTTCATCCGTAGGTTGTTTAGATAAAAAAAGTTCCCCTAAACTGAGGCTCTCATTTACAGCAAGGAActgatttctgaatgtaatcagagctatggaCTGAACTCGTACTGCTATAAGGGACCCATCTGTGTGTGAATATGAATTTATGAATAgaaagcattttcattcaaCATATGTGCAACCTATTTGTGACATGCTAATGTGTCTCACTAATGCAGAGGCACGTAGGGCTCCTCAGCTCATAATTCCtttatactataataataattagattATTCTAATTATAATAGATTTGTTGGGAACAAACCTCAAGCAGACTCGGTGGCTTCTAGgtgattttcaatttttttatgtGGCGTCCTGATTGGTTTTAAAGATGTAAAGTActtcacatagtgtgtgtgCTGACAGTCATATTCACGTCATTGTAATGATCATCATTGAGCAGTAATTGAGCTTAGAGCAACAACTAGAGTGCTGTGTGGATGTGATGTAGACATTGTAGAACTAACGGGTTTGAACCGacaacctttttatttcaagtcaggtttgagttgctgatgtcattcaagaagTTGTAGGTTTGCTTTAATTCACTACAAACATCCCTCATCATGTGCAGACACAGTCTATCTTAGCGTTTTTGTGCCGACAGGAACCGGTTCTTTGACTGTcacagcaccgttgccatggttattttgACACGTGGTGGGtgacttctgtttttttattccactttgcatatgtatttagggGCAGGGACTAGGCGGTCCAGGTGCCACCTGCAGctaaaaaccacagcaaattgggattgctgcagcaaagcatctcCAAACCATGACACGTCCACTGCCATGCTGCACAGTTGATATGAGGTTATTTTTCTGGAATGTTGTATAATATTTATTCCAAACATTTCCTCTGTTCTGGTCagcaaataatttaattttagaCTCATCTGTTCAGTGAATATTATTCCAGAAATCCTGGTCTCAGTCCATATTTTCTGGGGCATACTTCGGTCtggccttcatgtttttcttagagagcaATGATTTCCTCCTTGCAAACCTTCTAGGAAGATTAAACCTATGCAGTCTACCTCTCATTTTAGAGGCATGCACTTTCATATCAACTCTAGCAAGAGCCTGTGGTGGGTTTCATGATGACAGTTTAGGGTTTTTGGAGTCTTCTTTAAGCACAATGCGGTCTGTATTTAGGGTGAACTTGCTTGGATGGCCAGACTTGAGCATCCTGGCAGCTGTTTTGAATGTCCCCACTTTTAGTGTTTTTTCCTTACAGGGAAATGGCTGACCTTAAATTCTTTTGAGACATCTTTAAATCCTTTTCCAGACTCATAATCTGCAGCAACCTTCTTTCTTAAGGACTCAGAGAGCTCATTGGATCTCACCACGTTGTTCACTCTTACTTGATCAGTGAGCACACCAGACTCTatgtctgaggtttaaacagcGCACACCTTCTTCAGAAATGTTATATCAGTAAGtccaactatttaaaaaaatatacaggCTGCCAAGGGGTCTCCTAATTTCTTCACATGACTGTATTTAATAATTGTCATCTAAATATGGGAGAAAGGTGCAGCTCCAAGACTCTGATTAACATGTTGCAGTGATTTTACAGCTCACATGGTTGAGTCAGCAGACATGTTCTAAGCTCTGCTGAGTGACAGCCTCTTCAGTTCCTGATGTTTTATCCTGACAGCACAGACTATTCGTAGAAAAGGGATTTTACTGTAAAGGCAGACTTCCAGCTCTCACCCTCTTCAGCCCCAGGTCATCCATCAGAATGTGGCTCTCATCGTGACTGTGATCCCCATCATGTACAAAAATATCCTCCAGCAGGTGTTCTGCGAGTATCACCACCCGCACCTGAGCCAAGAGAAGACTCGATGTTTACGTCTCACACTAAAGGTTAAAAGGGCGAGTAAACGACTGCAGCATTGTGTACCTTATGCTCGTAAAGGGCGTCCACGAGCGTTATGAGCCGCCTGGCTTGAGTTTTCTTGTTGAGGGTCAGCAGAGGAATGTTTCGGATAAAGACTGTGTCAAACAGTCTGGATATTTCCAGGTAGTCACTGGCTCCTAAAGGCTGAAAGAGAGATTTTCCGCTTCAAAACACTGCATAAAATTGTTCTATGTTAATCCCATGGATagaatcaaacaaattttagtcCCAAGCTTTTAACAGAAACcaccttttaattttatttggtttCGCTCCAACTTTTTTcctcataagtcagtcagttaaAACACTCCTGCCTGAGGTTCCGTCATCACATGATATACATGATGCAAAACAAACAGATAGGAATTTACATTCAATAAGTAGAGGGATTCATACCCCgtatactttttcacattttatcacattacaaccacaaattaatcgtattttaaaagaatgtatgtgaaagaccaacacaaaatacagCACAACTGTAAAATGGACAGAAAATGCATGACCAAACTCAAAATTAAACCTTTGGACCATcctcactgtgaaacatggtggtggcagcatcatgctttgggaatgcttttctttaacaaggtgtttgggcagattgatggagctaaaacagggcaatcctggacaaaaaacatgttaagaGGCTGTAGAAAACACAACTCTGGGGTAGAAGtccatcttccagcaggacaacatccATTAATACAGCCGGAGATCCAATGGgatggtttacatcaaagcatactGATGTGATagaaaggcccagtcaaagtccagacctaaattcaattgagaatttgtgacATGACTTGAAAGTTAACAGACTCTTTCCATCCAATCCGGCTGACACTGAGCAATTctgctgaaaaacaaagtgTAAAAAATGTAGTGTGTAGATGTGGAAATCTGGTAGAGATATACggcaaaagacttgcagcaggAACTGCcccaaaaggtggttctacaaagctatgactcaagggggctgaatataaaggcattaaacatgtttcttttgctcaaaaaaacaaaatgtgagaaattaAAGGGATGCTTTAGCATGGCCCATGTGTTCATGGACACCTGTCGAATGCATGACCACCATCAAGCCAAACAATCtaacattaaaaataatgtgaaacAGTGACACGCACTCACCCTGTCACACAGCTCCTCAAACGTACAGTCTGCGATAGTCCCGCACGCTTTGTTCAGACGGACTTTCCGGTTGTGAACATTTAAAACTCGTGGTCGGGTTACTAAACGTCGAAATGAAAAATACACATTAGCCAGAGAGAGGCTGGAGAGTTCAGCAagatgtcagttaaaagctcaCTCACTGTCGTTCTGTTTAAAAGCCAACTCATCAAACATCTTATCCAGCGTTGCCTCTGCATCAGGCTCGCTGGAGCTACACAGAATGAAACagaattgtgaaaaacaaagaaaagcagTGTTTCTTTGTCCTGTTTGGTTTACATCAAGCGTGACTTACAGAAAGTAAATCTTCCCAGCAGAAGGTCTGTTCTGTTTGCGGTAGTCAATCCCCGAATCGAGGCGAAGAGTTTGGCAATATTTCTGCAGGTGGGCACAGAATCTTGTTAACATTTAAAGGGCCTTCTGCCTGCAGCAGTGAGAAACGTTTCCTAACTTACCTGCAACACTGCAATAAAAGGCACAAAGTTGACTCTCTGCAGTCCGTTTTTGTACAAATCTGATGGAACATAAAGGATTTTAAAGTATTAGCTGGAGCTCATGTCAGACATTATATGAATAAATTAGTTTTAGTGTCACAATTATTAGTACCCCTACCAACCCCTTTTAAATGAATGTAACTGAGGAACTTTTTTAATGTatgcttttttaaattgatCAGACTTTCTCTGAACTTTTGTGGAACAACACCTCCTATCTAAGTATGGTGAAGGATCTATGTCGCTAAACTCTCtgggtgagctgaagagaagataGTATAAGAGAGGACCCAGGATTCTGGATGACCTAGAGTGATTGTGAAGGTTTAGggctttttccacatctttatcaggggtgccaataaatgtagGTAAATGTTTTCACATACAATATTACTTGTAGAGTGGGATTAGAGtgatacaatacaatacaaagttTTTAAACAACAGTTCACTGATTAAAAGAGAGCTATATATGAGATCTGGCCATGTTTCCATCCagttattttggaaaaaaaactgcaaacttttaaaaaatgtctgtaattgataagttttcttttttattcagacttaaacaacaacaaaatatgcCTTTAAGAGCAAGTTGTGCTAAAACTTACTAATCACCTTCAGGTGGACGGTTAGATGTCGCCACGACGACAACACCGTGCAGGAACAGGTTTTCAAAAAGCTGCTTTAGAATCATGGCGTCGGCAATATCTGTGACCTGAGAAGAGACATCAACCATTTTAACTGCGATAGAACAAGATTGAGGTCAAGCGCTTCAGACACTAAACATCTGGGGgttctgtttctttaaaaaggtcattttatgTACCTGAAACTCATCaaagcacagcagacaggcctCGTCGCTGATCTCCTCAGCAACTGGAGCAATGGGGTCATAAGATTTGGCCATTTTCCCTGCTTTTCTTTTGGGCATGCTCTGTTTCAACCGATGGATTCCTGAAAGGAAGCAGCGAAGTTTTGGTGCAATAAGATTCAACATGGGCAATCAAAAGCACTGTGCCAGTTAAATGAGAAGCTCTTTACAAgttgggaaaataaaaacatctttctGTGACTTTTCCTTATAAAAAagaagcatgtttttttttttttttactgacacATTCTGAGCTCATTTTCTTCATGAATTATTCTGCGCCGTCCCGTAGCGTTACCTTATCTGTCCTGAGAACCAGACAAACCCCCAAAGATAGATTCTTTCACGCACCGCTACACCAGGAACTGGACTCACTTTTATGCACATCCAACATAAAGCCGTGGAAATGAACCCtctttttcctttctgtttCCACGTGTGAATAAAACATGTCCATCACCATAGTTTTCCCTGTGcctgaaacagaaacataacAATTAGGatggaatgaataaataaagcacGTTAAATTCGGATGATCAGGCTTTGTGCTTCAGTTTGCTTACCAACGTCGCCGTAGATGTAGCAGCCTTTTGGAGGCTTCGGTTTGGTAAAAAACTACacaacacaaaaacagcaatcagCAACAAaagttttcatcatgtaaaaaataataacaactGAAAGCAGTTTAATGGACAAGCAGCTTCTCCTTTCTCGTTTTACCATCATCGAAGCATTAAAAAGCCTAAAACAAAGCTTCAAATAAACCCTTCATGTCAGGgcaaaaaaatccttaaacagatTACACAttaagaataaaatacatttaatgaaGCGAGGCaaggatccttttttaaaactaaGATATTGGATGTGCAGAAGAAAAAGGGTAATACATTTGAGAAAAATCCGACCTTTAATTTGAACTCATATATTTAGTgagggaaaaataaaactttcttgTTTTGCCAACAGGACAGAACTCATTGTTCTTCAATAACATTTCACAAGACTGTGGCACACAGAGAGAAGAATCATAAGAATCGTCCTGGGTCCTCTCTTATGCCCTCTTCTCTTTAGGTCATCTCACAGGTTTTCTGTGGGAGCCTGAGACGGCCATGGAAAAGCACTGATGTTGAGTCTGATGAACCACTTCTGTGTAAATATGCTCATAATGTAGGATAACTATCCTGCCTTTGGTAGAGAAACAGgctcacagcatcacagatcctctgcCAAACATAACAGTGGGCAAGAGGTGCTTTTCACATATTTATCCTTTGTTTCACAACAAACCCACTTGgattgtttgttgctgaaaagcgaaTTTAGGTCTTatataaaagctttttttctgaTATCACTCCCACACATCTGGTCggtgtcatatttataccccagagGCCAGAAAGTCATGGATTACTCTCATGGATCAGATGTTCCTAGAAACTCTGATCCACTTaagaacatttaaatttaaaaaaagtctcttACATTGATTTTTAATGAACTGTTAGAGGTGTCAATAATTGTTTCACTGGTGGttttgtcaaaaacaataatttctcAAGGTGATTTTCTCCCAG
This genomic window contains:
- the afg1la gene encoding AFG1 like ATPase a, encoding MLEQYIPAETPTMTKYTLLKNGYCSNLTSLQKFFTALVCCLPLQDLTETPHCSVRCGFANKVSLTTFDTKMSACMPLSIKMSPSALVGIKFVLTEQFCYRKLLKSVTELCRRGYSVTAGQAAVEEESGVRVPGFSGPLDHYDGLIRAGSLREDEHQRAVLQKLDELHRTLRGYTNRPTSIFSRFFTKPKPPKGCYIYGDVGTGKTMVMDMFYSHVETERKKRVHFHGFMLDVHKRIHRLKQSMPKRKAGKMAKSYDPIAPVAEEISDEACLLCFDEFQVTDIADAMILKQLFENLFLHGVVVVATSNRPPEDLYKNGLQRVNFVPFIAVLQKYCQTLRLDSGIDYRKQNRPSAGKIYFLSSEPDAEATLDKMFDELAFKQNDITRPRVLNVHNRKVRLNKACGTIADCTFEELCDRPLGASDYLEISRLFDTVFIRNIPLLTLNKKTQARRLITLVDALYEHKVRVVILAEHLLEDIFVHDGDHSHDESHILMDDLGLKREEASSLSIFSGEEEKFAFQRTVSRLTEMQTEDYWLEGDRSLKGKV